The Oceanibaculum nanhaiense genome includes the window TGGATTTGTCGGTCATGCACGACAATGAACAGGCCATAGCGCTCTACGAGAAGCTGGGCTTCCAGCGCGTGCCGGTGTTCGCGGTAAAGATCAAGAACACGATCAACGAGAAACTGTTCGCCGGCCCGCCGGTGGACGAGAATCTGAACCCCTACGCCATGCTGCTGGTGAACGAAGCCCGGCGGCGCGGCATCGGGGTCGAGGTGCTGGACGCCGAGGGCGGCTTCTTCCGGCTGACCCATGGCGGACGCTCGATCACCTGCCGCGAGAGCCTGTCGGAACTGACCACCGCCGTCGCCATGAGCCGCTGCGACGACAAGGCGGTGACCCGCCGCCTGCTCGAAAAGGAAGGGCTGCGCGTGCCGGCCCAGCGCACCGCCGGCGACACCAAGGCTGATATCGCCTTCCTGAAGGAACACAACTCAATCGTGGTGAAACCGGCGCGCGGCGAGCAGGGCCGCGGCATCAGCGTCGATGTGCGCGGCGTCGAGGAAATGAAGACCGCCATCGAGACGGCGCGCCGCACCTGCGACACGGTGCTGCTTGAGGAACTGGTCCAGGGCGAGGATCTGCGCCTCATCGTCATCGGCTTCAAGCTGGTGGCCGCTGCCGTGCGCCGCCCGCCGATGGTCACCGGCACCGGCCAGCACACTGTGGAGCAGCTGATCAAGAAGCTGAGCCGCCGGCGGGCCGCCGCGACCGGCGGCGAAAGCGGGATTCCGCTCGACCTGGAGACCGAACGCTGCGTCTCCATGGGCGGCTATCAGCTGGACAGCATCCTGCCGGAGAACGAGACCCTGCTGGTGCGCAAGACCGCCAACCTGCATACTGGCGGCACCATCCACGATGTGACCGACCAGCTGCACCCGGCGCTGGTGGATGCCGCGGTGAAGGCCGCGCGCGCCATCGACATTCCGGTGGTGGGGCTGGATTTCATCGTGCCAAGCCCGGCCCGGCCCGATTACGCGATCATCGAGGCGAACGAGCGGCCCGGCCTCGCCAATCACGAACCGCAGCCGACGGCGGAACGCTTCATCGACCTGCTGTTCCCGCAGACCGCGATCGACCGCTGGCCCCCGAAGGACATGCGGTAGGCAGCTTTCCGAAACCACACATTTGAAACCACAGGGGAAATCATGCTGAAGCCGACCATCGACATGGCCTATCTGAAGGGAATTCTCAGCGAATTGCTGTGCATTCCCAGCCCGAGCGGCTTTACCGATCAGGTCGTGCTGTTCGTCAGCCGCGAGCTGGAACGGCTTGGCATTTCCTATGAGCTGACAAGGCGCGGCGCCATCCGCGCCGACCTGCCCGGCCGCCAATACAGCCCCGACCGTGCCGTCGTCAGCCATCTCGACACGCTGGGCGCGATGGTGAAGAACCTGAAGCCGAATGGCCGGCTGGAACTGGTGATGATCGGCCACTGGTCATCACGCTTCGCCGAGGGCGCGCGCGTCACCCTGTTCACCGACGACAGCGCCTATCGCGGCACCATTCTGCCGCTGAAGGCCTCCGGCCACACCTTCAACCGCGAGATCGACAGCCAGCCGGTCAGTTGGGACCATGTCGAGCTGCGCATCGATGCGCAGGCGGACAACCGCGCGGACCTGGAAAAACTGGGGGTGAATATCGGCGATTATGTCGCCATCGACCCGCAGCCGGAATTCCTGGAGACCGGCTACATCGTCTCGCGCCATCTCGATGACAAGGCGGGCGCCGCCACCATGCTGGCCGCCGCCAAGGCGGTGATCGACGGGAAGATGGAACTGCCGATGGACTGCCATCTGCTGTTCACCATCTCCGAG containing:
- the ngg gene encoding N-acetylglutaminylglutamine synthetase; this encodes MTARTSARPAPPRRQRGGNERLQRHTAVSLRESARQGDRIKGEEWPHDVAIDCGWGRLIFAHTFTDQDSLVEALRAEPAGQRDIAIYVHEPHVMLAKAPQALFLDPSHTYRLQMSAYRPAQRRPKGFAVRRLRTIADAQAVNDIYAARGMVQVDPGFFWTNRMKKHMTFLVAEDMATGKVLAAVTGVDHVNAFKDPENGSSLWSLAVDPQAAYPGIGEVMVRHLAEHFAARGRAYMDLSVMHDNEQAIALYEKLGFQRVPVFAVKIKNTINEKLFAGPPVDENLNPYAMLLVNEARRRGIGVEVLDAEGGFFRLTHGGRSITCRESLSELTTAVAMSRCDDKAVTRRLLEKEGLRVPAQRTAGDTKADIAFLKEHNSIVVKPARGEQGRGISVDVRGVEEMKTAIETARRTCDTVLLEELVQGEDLRLIVIGFKLVAAAVRRPPMVTGTGQHTVEQLIKKLSRRRAAATGGESGIPLDLETERCVSMGGYQLDSILPENETLLVRKTANLHTGGTIHDVTDQLHPALVDAAVKAARAIDIPVVGLDFIVPSPARPDYAIIEANERPGLANHEPQPTAERFIDLLFPQTAIDRWPPKDMR
- a CDS encoding osmoprotectant NAGGN system M42 family peptidase produces the protein MLKPTIDMAYLKGILSELLCIPSPSGFTDQVVLFVSRELERLGISYELTRRGAIRADLPGRQYSPDRAVVSHLDTLGAMVKNLKPNGRLELVMIGHWSSRFAEGARVTLFTDDSAYRGTILPLKASGHTFNREIDSQPVSWDHVELRIDAQADNRADLEKLGVNIGDYVAIDPQPEFLETGYIVSRHLDDKAGAATMLAAAKAVIDGKMELPMDCHLLFTISEEVGSGASAVLHGDVAELVSIDNGTTAAGQNSRETGVTIAMKDQTGPFDYHLTHKLIGLAKDHGIPHQRDIFRYYRCDGTSAVEAGNDIRTALLTFGIDASHGYERIHESALENLAELIALYMQSPPTAKRDSIRMGSVEGFPESQGADIDPNLLPHAFGTGISDADKSED